A stretch of bacterium DNA encodes these proteins:
- a CDS encoding disulfide reductase has product MARIGVFVCHCGENIGATVDCVRVAEACRKIPGVAHSVDYKYMCSDPGQTLIREAIAQNKLTGVVVAACSPRMHEPTFRRVCSESGL; this is encoded by the coding sequence ATGGCGCGTATCGGCGTATTCGTCTGTCATTGCGGTGAAAATATCGGAGCTACGGTGGATTGCGTCCGTGTGGCGGAAGCCTGCCGTAAAATTCCCGGTGTGGCTCATAGCGTGGATTACAAGTATATGTGCTCGGATCCCGGCCAAACGCTTATTCGCGAAGCCATCGCTCAAAACAAGCTGACCGGCGTCGTGGTCGCCGCCTGTTCTCCGCGTATGCACGAGCCGACTTTTCGTCGGGTGTGCAGCGAATCGGGATTG